From a single Streptomyces sp. NBC_00377 genomic region:
- a CDS encoding SAM-dependent methyltransferase, producing the protein MSGSARLDTSVAHNARVWNYWIGGKDNYEVDQRVGAHVAGMFPLIREIARADRWFLGQAVRFLAEERGVRQFLDIGTGLPTADNTHEIAQRVAPESRIVYVDNDPIVLAHARTLLTGTAEGVTDYIDADVHDPAGILERAAGTLDLTRPVAVMMLGILNFVLDLDAARDVVRKVMADVPAGSFLVLTHPTHDSAVGGEGQIPAMKFWNENATPPITARGGEEIASFFEGLELLEPGLVSCSRWRGEADSLAVVPQYGAVAVKP; encoded by the coding sequence GTGAGCGGGTCCGCACGGCTGGACACCAGCGTGGCGCACAACGCGCGGGTGTGGAACTACTGGATCGGCGGCAAGGACAACTACGAGGTCGACCAGCGGGTCGGCGCGCACGTCGCCGGGATGTTCCCGCTCATCCGGGAGATCGCCCGCGCGGACCGCTGGTTCCTGGGGCAGGCGGTGCGGTTCCTCGCCGAGGAGCGCGGGGTGCGGCAGTTCCTCGACATCGGCACCGGACTGCCGACGGCCGACAACACCCACGAGATCGCGCAGCGCGTCGCGCCCGAGTCCCGGATCGTGTACGTCGACAACGACCCCATCGTGCTGGCGCACGCGCGCACGCTGCTGACCGGCACCGCCGAGGGCGTCACCGACTACATCGACGCCGATGTGCACGACCCGGCCGGGATCCTCGAGCGCGCGGCGGGCACCCTGGACCTCACCCGCCCGGTGGCGGTGATGATGCTGGGCATCCTGAACTTCGTGCTGGACCTCGACGCGGCCCGGGACGTCGTGCGCAAGGTCATGGCCGACGTCCCCGCCGGCAGCTTCCTGGTCCTGACGCACCCCACCCACGACAGCGCGGTGGGCGGCGAGGGCCAGATCCCGGCGATGAAGTTCTGGAACGAGAACGCCACCCCGCCGATCACCGCGCGCGGCGGCGAGGAGATCGCCTCGTTCTTCGAGGGCCTGGAACTGCTGGAGCCGGGCCTGGTGTCCTGTTCGCGCTGGCGCGGCGAGGCCGACTCCCTGGCGGTGGTGCCGCAGTACGGCGCGGTGGCCGTGAAACCCTGA
- a CDS encoding glutamine synthetase family protein → MTTLADPVPGGRPGDVERATALRGELSATSVHGIVLSYVDTAGVGRVKAIPTAALASAAAWGVGMSPVFDTFLANDHIVATEVLGSPDGDLRLYPDLDRLVVLAGQPGWAWAPVDRVTQDGERHPGCSRTFLRRVVADAAREHGLAFRAGIEIEWSVGLDSAPRGEFVPAATGPAYGATRQVELSDYTADLLAACAAQGVDVDQIHPEYAPGQFEISVGALDPVAAADRSVLVRQTIRALARRHGLRVSFSPAVGAEGVGNGGHVHLSAWRNGTNLHAGGERRYGMTADAEAFAAGVLARLPALTAVTAPSPASYLRLKPSQWAGVFTAWGLETRECAVRLVRGTAGRRTEQANLEVKPVDLAANPYLALGCLIAAGLHGLASGAVLPEETTGDPARLGAGEAGARGVRRLPTSLGGALAEFRADEVLRAALGPVLADAVSAVRQGEIDAVEGLDDERVAAAYRWKY, encoded by the coding sequence ATGACCACCCTTGCCGATCCCGTCCCCGGTGGGCGTCCCGGCGACGTCGAACGGGCCACCGCGCTCCGCGGCGAACTGTCGGCGACCTCGGTGCACGGGATCGTCCTGTCCTACGTCGACACGGCGGGCGTCGGCCGGGTGAAGGCGATCCCCACGGCCGCCCTGGCCTCGGCGGCGGCCTGGGGCGTCGGGATGTCACCGGTGTTCGACACCTTCCTGGCGAACGACCACATCGTGGCGACCGAGGTGCTCGGCTCCCCGGACGGCGACCTGCGCCTGTACCCGGACCTCGACCGGCTCGTCGTCCTGGCGGGACAGCCCGGCTGGGCCTGGGCCCCGGTCGACCGCGTCACCCAGGACGGCGAACGCCACCCCGGCTGCTCCCGCACCTTTCTGCGCCGTGTCGTCGCGGACGCGGCCCGCGAGCACGGTCTCGCCTTCAGGGCGGGCATCGAGATCGAGTGGTCGGTCGGCCTGGACTCGGCTCCCCGGGGGGAGTTCGTGCCGGCGGCCACGGGACCCGCGTACGGCGCGACCCGGCAGGTCGAGCTGAGCGACTACACCGCCGACCTGCTGGCCGCGTGCGCCGCGCAGGGCGTGGACGTCGACCAGATCCATCCCGAGTACGCGCCCGGCCAGTTCGAGATCTCGGTGGGCGCGCTCGACCCGGTGGCGGCGGCCGACCGCAGCGTCCTGGTCCGCCAGACCATCCGTGCGCTGGCCCGGCGGCACGGCCTGCGGGTGTCCTTCTCCCCCGCCGTCGGCGCGGAAGGCGTCGGCAACGGCGGGCACGTCCACCTCTCCGCCTGGCGGAACGGCACGAACCTGCACGCGGGCGGCGAGCGGCGGTACGGCATGACGGCCGACGCGGAGGCGTTCGCGGCCGGTGTGCTGGCCCGTCTCCCGGCCCTGACGGCGGTGACCGCGCCGAGCCCCGCGAGCTATCTGCGCCTCAAGCCCTCCCAGTGGGCCGGGGTGTTCACCGCCTGGGGCCTGGAGACCCGCGAGTGTGCGGTGCGGCTGGTGCGCGGGACGGCCGGGCGGCGCACGGAACAGGCGAACCTGGAGGTCAAGCCGGTCGACCTGGCCGCCAACCCGTACCTCGCCCTCGGCTGCCTGATCGCCGCCGGACTGCACGGGCTCGCGTCGGGCGCCGTGCTGCCCGAGGAGACGACCGGGGACCCGGCGCGGCTGGGCGCCGGGGAGGCGGGCGCCCGGGGCGTGCGCCGGCTGCCGACCTCGCTGGGCGGGGCCCTCGCCGAGTTCCGCGCGGACGAGGTGCTGCGGGCCGCGCTCGGTCCGGTGCTCGCCGACGCGGTGAGCGCCGTGCGGCAGGGCGAGATCGACGCCGTCGAAGGTCTCGACGACGAGCGGGTGGCCGCGGCCTACCGCTGGAAGTACTGA
- a CDS encoding amidohydrolase family protein — MAGGPVHEALAELELVDHHCHGVVTEPLDGPGFEALLTEGDRWPGFSAFDTPAGVAVRRHCAPLLDLERHAPPDVYLARRAELGPREVNRRFLGVARTGVFCVDTGFAPQRLTTPAELAEAAGPAVAHEVVRLESVAEDVAVRGVEADGYADAFRAAALDEVRRPGVVAVKSVAAYRTGFGLDPARPQDDEVTRAARRWQARGGRLEDPVLVRHLLWTAVDLGLPLQLHTGFGDDDIRLHRADPSLLTDWLHLTAGTIPVLLLHCWPYQRQAAYLAAVFERVYLDVGLTLHHVGPPRARAVLEEALEITPFRKLLYSSDAYGVAEFYRLGALAFRRGLGDLLQDRVNAGELGLPDALRLARWAGADNARRVYRLPDGH; from the coding sequence ATGGCCGGCGGACCGGTCCACGAGGCCCTCGCCGAGCTGGAGTTGGTCGACCACCACTGCCACGGCGTCGTCACCGAGCCACTGGACGGGCCGGGCTTCGAGGCGCTGCTCACCGAGGGCGACCGATGGCCCGGCTTCTCCGCGTTCGACACGCCCGCCGGGGTGGCCGTGCGCCGGCACTGCGCGCCGCTGCTCGACCTGGAGCGGCACGCCCCGCCCGACGTCTATCTGGCCCGGCGCGCCGAACTGGGCCCGCGGGAGGTGAACCGGCGTTTCCTCGGCGTCGCCCGGACCGGCGTCTTCTGCGTCGACACCGGGTTCGCCCCGCAGCGGCTCACCACGCCCGCCGAGCTGGCGGAGGCCGCCGGACCGGCGGTGGCCCACGAGGTCGTCCGGCTGGAGTCCGTCGCGGAGGACGTCGCCGTGCGGGGCGTCGAGGCCGACGGTTACGCCGACGCCTTCCGGGCGGCCGCTCTGGACGAGGTACGGCGGCCGGGAGTGGTGGCGGTCAAGTCGGTGGCCGCCTACCGGACGGGCTTCGGCCTCGACCCGGCCCGCCCCCAGGACGACGAGGTCACCCGGGCCGCCCGGCGCTGGCAGGCGCGCGGCGGACGGCTGGAGGACCCGGTGCTGGTCCGCCACCTGCTGTGGACCGCCGTCGACCTGGGGCTGCCCCTCCAGTTGCACACCGGCTTCGGCGACGACGACATCCGGCTGCACCGGGCGGATCCCAGCCTTCTCACGGACTGGCTGCACCTGACGGCGGGCACGATCCCGGTCCTGCTCCTGCACTGCTGGCCCTACCAGCGCCAGGCCGCCTACCTGGCCGCCGTGTTCGAGCGGGTGTACCTCGACGTAGGGCTCACCCTGCACCATGTGGGCCCCCCGAGAGCACGGGCGGTCCTGGAGGAAGCGCTGGAGATCACACCGTTCCGCAAACTGCTGTACAGCTCCGACGCCTATGGTGTTGCGGAGTTCTACCGGCTCGGTGCGCTGGCGTTCCGCCGGGGCCTGGGGGATCTGCTCCAGGACCGGGTGAACGCCGGCGAACTGGGCCTGCCCGACGCGCTGCGCCTGGCACGCTGGGCCGGAGCGGACAACGCCCGCCGGGTCTACCGGCTTCCCGACGGACACTGA
- a CDS encoding NUDIX hydrolase family protein, with product MSDLTETTPGWLSSDELEMTRARMPILYVEAVPVRVDDSGEVTSVGLLLRMGPDGNVNRTLVSGRVLHHERVRDALLRHLEKDLGPVALPRVPTSLQPFTVAEYFPTQGVTPYHDPRQHAVSLAYIVPVTGDCRPRQDALDLVWFSPQEAASLAVQSEMPGGHGFLLRQALAHVGLSAS from the coding sequence ATGTCTGACTTGACCGAAACCACGCCGGGTTGGCTGAGCTCCGACGAGCTCGAGATGACGCGCGCCCGTATGCCGATCCTGTACGTCGAGGCGGTGCCGGTGCGCGTCGACGACAGCGGCGAAGTCACCAGCGTCGGCCTGCTGCTGCGGATGGGACCGGACGGCAACGTCAACCGGACGCTGGTCTCCGGCCGGGTCCTGCATCACGAGCGGGTCCGGGACGCGCTGCTGCGCCACCTGGAGAAGGACCTCGGCCCGGTGGCACTGCCCCGGGTGCCGACCTCGCTCCAGCCGTTCACGGTGGCCGAGTACTTCCCCACGCAGGGCGTCACCCCCTACCACGACCCCCGTCAGCACGCGGTGTCGCTGGCCTACATCGTGCCGGTGACCGGCGACTGCCGGCCCCGTCAGGACGCCCTGGACCTGGTGTGGTTCAGCCCGCAGGAGGCCGCGTCGCTCGCGGTGCAGAGCGAGATGCCGGGCGGGCACGGGTTCCTGCTGCGGCAGGCCCTCGCCCATGTCGGCCTGTCGGCCTCCTGA
- a CDS encoding (2Fe-2S) ferredoxin domain-containing protein: MIPAQSGHRALVGAARGRPCTLVVCRGCCCGDAGKHPGYDHDWQLARLRAAAADSAGAFAVRTTDCLGPCDQANVIVVQPSAGGRRAGGRATWVGFAMDDDCTDEILAWAAAGGPGVAPPPVTLELQFISPPRAGRVRGRR; this comes from the coding sequence GTGATACCCGCACAGTCCGGACACCGGGCCCTGGTCGGCGCCGCGCGAGGTCGCCCCTGCACCCTCGTGGTGTGCAGGGGCTGCTGCTGCGGCGACGCCGGCAAACACCCCGGCTACGACCACGACTGGCAGCTGGCGCGGCTGCGGGCGGCCGCGGCCGACTCCGCAGGCGCCTTCGCGGTCCGTACGACGGACTGCCTCGGCCCGTGCGACCAGGCGAACGTGATCGTCGTCCAGCCGTCGGCCGGCGGACGCCGGGCCGGCGGCCGGGCCACCTGGGTCGGCTTCGCCATGGACGACGACTGCACGGACGAGATCCTGGCGTGGGCGGCGGCCGGCGGCCCGGGGGTCGCGCCGCCGCCGGTCACCCTGGAGCTCCAGTTCATCAGCCCGCCGCGGGCGGGACGGGTACGCGGCCGCCGGTGA
- the murJ gene encoding murein biosynthesis integral membrane protein MurJ produces the protein MALGTIVSRATGLIRQVLQAAALGTGLLATTYNTANTVPTSLYTLLIGGALNAVLVPQLVRARTSHPDGGRAYEQRLVTLVGSVLAVGTALAVWAAPQIVSVYIRDTPDNHEAYRLTVVFARFLLPQIFFYGLFNIYGQVLNARERFGAMMWTPVLNNLVLLGMFGAYLGLMTVPTEVADITAAQVRLLGLGTTAGIAVQALSLVPFARAAGFRLRPRFDWRGSGLGSGVHAAKWTLLLVLTNLVSLTVVTNYANTVDQKLPQAGAGYTAYMYAQTIWMLPQSVVTVSLVTALLPRMSRAVAEGRIADVRADLSRGLRVSGVVIVPAAFLFLALGPRIATVLFAHGAADAASAQPLGHMLQAFGLGLIPFSAQYLLLRGFYAFEDTRTPFFMAVWIAAVNIALATACHLLLPDRWEVTGMAGAYALSYLAGLALTARRLRVRTGGRLDGGALRRTYTKLLVAACLAAAAGRAVDAVCAARLGGGTLPAATALAAGSVTLVLVYLGLARLTNVDELRGLRGPRRP, from the coding sequence ATGGCGCTGGGCACCATCGTGTCCCGGGCGACCGGGCTGATCCGCCAGGTCCTCCAGGCCGCCGCTCTCGGCACCGGTCTGCTGGCCACCACGTACAACACCGCGAACACCGTCCCGACCAGCCTCTACACCCTGCTGATCGGCGGCGCGCTGAACGCCGTGCTGGTCCCGCAGCTGGTGCGGGCCCGGACCTCCCATCCGGACGGCGGGCGGGCCTACGAGCAGCGGCTCGTCACCCTCGTCGGGTCCGTCCTCGCCGTGGGGACGGCTCTGGCGGTGTGGGCGGCCCCGCAGATCGTCTCGGTGTACATACGCGACACCCCGGACAACCACGAGGCGTACCGGCTCACGGTGGTCTTCGCGCGGTTCCTGCTCCCGCAGATCTTCTTCTACGGCCTGTTCAACATCTACGGTCAGGTCCTCAACGCCCGCGAGCGGTTCGGCGCGATGATGTGGACGCCCGTCCTCAACAACCTGGTGCTGCTGGGCATGTTCGGCGCCTACCTGGGCCTGATGACCGTGCCGACGGAGGTGGCGGACATCACCGCCGCCCAGGTCCGGTTGCTGGGCCTCGGGACGACGGCGGGCATCGCGGTGCAGGCCCTCTCGCTGGTCCCGTTCGCGCGGGCCGCCGGGTTCCGCCTGCGGCCGCGCTTCGACTGGCGCGGCTCGGGCCTGGGCTCCGGTGTGCACGCCGCCAAGTGGACGCTGCTGCTCGTCCTGACGAACCTCGTCTCGCTGACGGTGGTGACCAACTACGCCAACACGGTCGACCAGAAGCTGCCGCAGGCCGGCGCGGGCTACACGGCGTACATGTACGCGCAGACCATCTGGATGCTGCCGCAGTCGGTGGTCACCGTCTCCCTGGTGACCGCGCTGCTGCCGCGCATGAGCCGCGCGGTGGCGGAGGGGCGCATCGCGGACGTGCGCGCGGACCTGTCGCGCGGGCTGCGGGTGAGCGGGGTCGTCATCGTGCCGGCCGCGTTCCTGTTCCTGGCCCTCGGTCCGCGGATCGCCACCGTGCTGTTCGCGCACGGCGCCGCCGACGCGGCCTCGGCGCAACCGCTCGGGCACATGCTCCAGGCGTTCGGCCTCGGCCTGATCCCGTTCTCCGCCCAGTACCTCCTCCTGCGCGGGTTCTACGCCTTCGAGGACACCCGCACGCCGTTTTTCATGGCGGTCTGGATCGCGGCGGTGAACATCGCCCTCGCGACGGCGTGCCACCTGCTGCTGCCCGACCGCTGGGAGGTGACCGGCATGGCCGGGGCGTACGCCCTGTCCTACCTGGCCGGACTGGCCCTCACCGCGCGCCGGCTGCGGGTGAGGACCGGGGGCCGTCTGGACGGCGGCGCGCTGCGGCGCACGTACACCAAGCTGCTGGTGGCGGCGTGCCTCGCCGCTGCCGCGGGACGTGCGGTGGACGCCGTGTGCGCGGCCCGGCTGGGCGGCGGCACCCTGCCGGCCGCGACGGCCCTCGCGGCCGGCTCCGTCACCCTCGTCCTGGTCTATCTCGGCCTGGCCCGGCTGACGAACGTCGACGAACTGCGCGGGCTGCGGGGGCCGCGGCGCCCGTAG
- a CDS encoding sigma-70 family RNA polymerase sigma factor, which yields MTAGHGQTGKHRTTRGSAEAGKHRTPRGADHPKRAGKAAPADESTTELALAAQAGDAAAVEGFVRALRPDVVRYVTHLSADPQAADDLAQDTFLRALGTLHRFEGRSSARAWLLSIARRAVMDSFRSAAVRPRLSDEDDWQRAVELAQPRGLPGFDDGVVLLDLLGALPEDRREAFVLTQLLGLPYAEAAEVSDCPVGTVRSRVARARAALARLLAEAPAAPTEAAGGAPTGAAAPAARAVRRRSSAGPGRDRPGRG from the coding sequence ATGACCGCAGGGCACGGCCAGACCGGCAAGCACCGCACAACCCGAGGGAGCGCCGAAGCCGGGAAGCACCGGACGCCGCGCGGTGCGGACCACCCGAAGCGGGCCGGCAAGGCGGCACCGGCCGACGAGTCGACGACCGAGCTGGCCCTGGCCGCGCAAGCCGGGGACGCCGCCGCCGTCGAGGGGTTCGTGCGCGCGCTGCGCCCGGACGTGGTGCGCTACGTGACCCATCTGAGCGCGGATCCGCAGGCGGCAGACGATCTGGCCCAGGACACGTTCCTGCGGGCCCTGGGCACCCTGCACCGGTTCGAGGGGCGTTCCTCCGCCCGGGCGTGGCTGTTGTCCATCGCGCGCCGGGCGGTCATGGACAGCTTCCGGTCCGCCGCCGTCCGCCCGCGCCTGTCGGACGAGGACGACTGGCAGCGGGCCGTCGAACTGGCCCAGCCGCGCGGACTGCCCGGCTTCGACGACGGTGTCGTCCTGCTGGATCTGCTGGGCGCGCTGCCGGAGGACCGGCGGGAGGCGTTCGTGCTGACCCAGCTGCTGGGCCTGCCCTACGCGGAGGCCGCCGAGGTGAGCGACTGCCCGGTCGGCACCGTCCGCTCACGCGTGGCCCGCGCCCGCGCCGCTCTGGCCCGCCTGCTCGCCGAGGCGCCCGCGGCTCCTACGGAGGCCGCGGGCGGGGCACCTACGGGCGCCGCGGCCCCCGCAGCCCGCGCAGTTCGTCGACGTTCGTCAGCCGGGCCAGGCCGAGATAGACCAGGACGAGGGTGA
- a CDS encoding AAA family ATPase, whose protein sequence is MTTFGEMLLVFRRAAGLTQEELAEAAGMAARSIRDLERGRRARPQRRTAQLLVSALGLGEADAAALLAAGRPGRQAIPPADGSATPPGLLGRQDQLMVLERAAAEARAGRGGVVLMRAGAGTGKTALLDAWAGVQQPGEIRVVSASGAELEQGFAFAVLRQLVEPLLARAGDEGRARLLSGPAQLASHALSVEGTGELSPEASLGLLHSLYWLTVHAADEGPLALVVDDVHWADRPSARWLEYLARRLRGLPLLLVLAGRPDDGAGAGPMLERIAAQPYCRRIDLPGLDIDSVTRLVRASLGPGEPRFVAACASATGSNPLLLHELLRTLADNQIGATDNQAHLVAEFRGRILAETVVKRLADEPEPVLRLARALVVLGDDATWNVAAELAGLGEPTARELNGRLRQIGVLAPGEPVRFRHALVRTAVAEAVLGPVELAAGHARAAGLLRSDGAADDLVAAHLLLAEPGGESWWVDVLREAARATRGRGAPEVTSAYLRRALREPLSVEERGPLLLELGKDEMQIDVGAARHHLTQASTALADPYALAEAASLLASALFLSHEHERAVDVLARAVDDLEQTDDGIGLAREVSWFLQAQMLLIGYDQLSTLPAARRHARRLRDHKLTGDTPGECVVLAALSAWATTGEASAQVANDLLDRALRGGLVAADASHMFVSLAGLAFVATDRLDDAVARFDRIGDTGGRWGSFLMVSSALTWQLLVQARRGRQLPLTADFGHPATTADQGLEPRVRLSMTTQVGESLIERCDLTSATAVLTADADFDRVGWTWQGPALLARSRLHAARGNPAAALAVLHEYGTQENRAQVMSLAGAPWRSRAALLHLTLGQRTDALQLATEELELAHRWGTERAIGMASRCLGVIRGGHSGQALLRDAVAVLKRSPARLELARAHYSLGTALLRGGDTDEARQALTQALRLADTCGSVLLGGQVRGALATAGVRAKPAPPAAPSLSLTEHRLVELLRAGHSDRQIAQALLLTPHDVTGLIEQAGRTLGVTSRAELASPAQAHQQAGGE, encoded by the coding sequence TTGACGACGTTCGGTGAGATGCTGCTGGTCTTCCGCCGGGCCGCGGGGCTGACCCAGGAGGAGCTGGCCGAGGCCGCCGGGATGGCGGCCCGGTCCATCCGGGACCTGGAGCGCGGCCGGCGAGCACGTCCGCAGCGCCGCACGGCACAGTTGCTGGTGTCGGCGCTGGGACTGGGCGAGGCCGACGCCGCCGCGCTGCTCGCGGCGGGCCGCCCCGGCAGGCAGGCGATCCCTCCCGCCGACGGCAGCGCGACGCCGCCCGGCCTGCTCGGCCGCCAGGACCAGCTGATGGTCCTGGAACGTGCGGCCGCCGAGGCACGGGCGGGCCGGGGCGGCGTGGTGCTGATGCGGGCGGGCGCGGGGACGGGGAAGACCGCGCTGCTTGACGCGTGGGCGGGCGTCCAGCAGCCGGGGGAGATCCGGGTGGTGTCCGCGAGTGGGGCGGAGCTGGAGCAGGGCTTCGCCTTCGCGGTGCTGCGGCAACTGGTCGAGCCCCTGCTGGCCCGAGCCGGTGACGAGGGGCGGGCACGGCTGCTGTCGGGTCCGGCGCAGCTGGCGTCGCACGCTCTGAGTGTGGAGGGGACCGGTGAGCTGTCGCCCGAGGCGTCGCTGGGCCTCCTGCACAGCCTGTACTGGCTGACGGTGCATGCCGCCGACGAGGGGCCGCTCGCCCTGGTGGTCGACGACGTGCACTGGGCGGACCGACCGTCGGCGCGGTGGCTCGAATACCTGGCGCGGCGGCTGCGGGGTCTGCCCCTGCTGCTGGTGCTGGCGGGGCGGCCGGACGACGGTGCCGGGGCCGGGCCGATGCTGGAACGGATCGCCGCACAGCCCTACTGTCGGCGGATCGACCTGCCCGGGCTGGACATCGACAGTGTGACCCGCCTGGTGCGGGCGAGCCTGGGGCCCGGCGAACCACGGTTCGTCGCCGCGTGCGCCTCGGCCACCGGAAGCAACCCGCTGCTGCTGCACGAACTGCTGCGGACCCTGGCCGACAACCAGATCGGCGCCACCGACAACCAGGCCCATCTGGTGGCGGAGTTCCGGGGCCGCATCCTGGCCGAAACCGTCGTCAAACGGCTGGCCGACGAGCCGGAGCCGGTCCTTCGCCTGGCCCGGGCCCTGGTCGTGCTGGGGGACGACGCCACCTGGAACGTCGCGGCTGAGCTGGCGGGGCTGGGCGAGCCGACGGCACGGGAACTCAACGGCAGGCTGCGGCAGATCGGCGTGCTGGCGCCGGGCGAGCCGGTGCGGTTCCGGCACGCCCTGGTCCGCACCGCCGTCGCCGAAGCCGTCCTGGGGCCGGTCGAACTGGCCGCCGGTCACGCGCGGGCGGCCGGACTGCTGCGGAGCGACGGCGCGGCCGACGACCTGGTGGCGGCCCATCTGCTGCTGGCCGAACCGGGCGGTGAGAGCTGGTGGGTGGACGTCCTGCGGGAGGCGGCGCGGGCGACTCGTGGCCGAGGGGCTCCGGAGGTCACCTCCGCCTATCTGCGCCGGGCTCTGCGCGAGCCGCTGTCCGTCGAAGAGCGCGGTCCCCTGCTGCTGGAGCTGGGCAAGGACGAGATGCAGATCGACGTCGGCGCGGCCAGGCACCACCTGACGCAGGCATCGACGGCGTTGGCCGACCCGTACGCGCTGGCCGAGGCGGCCTCTTTGCTCGCCAGCGCACTGTTCCTCAGCCATGAGCACGAGCGCGCCGTCGACGTCCTCGCCCGCGCGGTGGACGATCTGGAGCAGACCGACGACGGCATCGGCCTTGCCCGTGAGGTGTCATGGTTCCTTCAGGCGCAGATGCTGCTGATCGGCTACGACCAGCTGTCCACGCTCCCCGCCGCACGCCGGCACGCGCGCCGGCTGCGGGACCACAAGCTGACCGGGGACACCCCTGGTGAGTGCGTGGTCCTGGCCGCGCTGTCCGCCTGGGCCACCACCGGGGAGGCCAGCGCCCAGGTCGCCAACGACCTCCTCGACCGGGCCCTGCGCGGCGGACTGGTCGCGGCGGACGCGTCCCACATGTTCGTGAGCCTCGCCGGGCTGGCCTTCGTGGCCACCGACCGGCTCGACGACGCGGTCGCGCGCTTCGACCGCATCGGCGACACGGGTGGCCGGTGGGGGTCGTTCCTGATGGTCTCGTCCGCGCTGACCTGGCAACTGCTCGTCCAGGCCCGCCGCGGCCGGCAGCTCCCGCTCACCGCCGACTTCGGACACCCCGCCACCACGGCGGACCAGGGCCTGGAGCCTCGCGTCAGGCTGTCGATGACGACCCAGGTGGGGGAGTCGCTGATCGAGCGGTGCGATCTGACCTCGGCGACGGCGGTGCTCACCGCGGACGCCGACTTCGACCGGGTGGGCTGGACCTGGCAGGGCCCGGCGCTCCTCGCCCGCAGCCGCCTGCACGCGGCGCGGGGCAACCCGGCCGCCGCCCTGGCCGTCCTGCACGAGTACGGCACGCAGGAGAACCGGGCACAGGTCATGAGCCTGGCCGGGGCGCCCTGGCGGTCGCGGGCGGCCCTGCTGCACCTCACGCTCGGACAGCGGACGGACGCGCTCCAACTGGCCACCGAGGAACTGGAGCTGGCCCACCGATGGGGCACCGAGCGAGCGATCGGGATGGCCTCACGCTGTCTGGGCGTCATCCGTGGCGGACACAGCGGGCAGGCCCTCCTGCGCGACGCCGTGGCCGTGCTGAAACGGTCCCCCGCCCGACTGGAACTGGCCCGCGCCCACTACAGCCTTGGCACCGCCCTCCTGCGCGGCGGTGACACCGACGAGGCCCGCCAGGCCCTCACCCAAGCGCTCCGCCTCGCGGACACCTGCGGCAGCGTCCTGCTGGGTGGCCAAGTACGCGGAGCGCTCGCCACGGCAGGCGTGCGCGCGAAGCCGGCCCCACCGGCGGCCCCGAGCCTCTCCCTGACCGAACACCGGCTGGTCGAACTCCTGCGCGCAGGCCACAGCGACCGCCAGATCGCCCAGGCCCTGCTCCTCACCCCGCACGACGTGACCGGACTCATCGAGCAAGCAGGCCGCACACTGGGGGTGACCAGCAGGGCGGAGCTGGCGTCCCCGGCCCAGGCCCACCAGCAAGCCGGCGGTGAGTAG